Part of the Halobacteriovoraceae bacterium genome is shown below.
TTGAAACTTTGAAAACTATTTCTTAATTTTTCGTAATGCCATTTAAGTTTCCATTCTTTGACAGAATAAACGTCTGTTTTATTTTGTGAAATATTTAATGTTAAACTAATGAGATGCCCGATCTCTAGCATTGAACCTTTTTGTTTTTTTCCTCCACCTTGAGCTCCATAAAAATAAACTGAAATCGATTTTCCATTTCGAAGGAGAAGTCGAGCAAGTATATCCCTTTCTTTATGTGGAACTTTACTTAACACTATACCTTCAAGCTTTTGTTTCATGAATAGACCTCAATTTTTAAAGAAAATAAAACACAACAAAAAGTCAATCACAAGAAATTTTATCACATCTATCAATCTTGTTTTTACCATACTATAATTTTCAAAGGCATAGACATAAAGACCCAACCCATCTCTTCCACCCCTTGCAACCATTTGTAACCAAAAATCCTTGTTTTTAACGGGATAATCAAAATACACGCTTCTTATTTGAGGGAGATTGACACCATGGCCGATAGCAGTCGTTCCAATGATTAAACAAGGTGTACTCACTTTTTTTAACTCTTCACAGAACTGATCAACTCTTCCGCCAATACAATAGAGTACGGGAAATTTAATTTTTTTTTCGTAAAAACGTTTAAGTCTTAAAACATCAGATCTTTTTTTACAAAAAAGGAGTATGGATTCTTTTTTAGTATACATGTCCCATATTATCATTCTGTAATAACTATCACTTTTAATTAACTTTGAAGTGATAACTCTATTTGGATTATACTTTAATTTTTGATTTCCAAAATCAATGACATTAACCTGTTGAAATTGTTTTTGAAGTAAATCTCTCCATTCACTAAGCATTGCTGAATTAATAGTTGCTGTCATTGCAAAAACAGAAATTTTTTCACATGGCAACCCATAAATAAAATCAAGTAAATGAGGTCTAAAACTTTCACCCCAATAGAAAAAGAGATGTATTTCATCGAGTACAATAATTATATTTTTAAATAAAGGATCTTCAAAATTTAAAGAAAAACGCTCAACAGTTGAAATAATAATGAACTGTTTTTTTAATAATACGTCTCTCGAAATTTTTTCATCTAATTCACAATACACATTTTTTTCAGAATTCAATCTTTCATAGACTTCTTTGGCCAGTGCTCTAAGCGGAGAAATAAAAAGTATTTTTAATTTTTCACTTCTATACTTGTCTATAATATAGGTCGTTTTACCCCATGCAGGAGGAGCGAGTAAAAAGGTAAATGTGTTTTTTTCATACATCTGTACATATATGCAAAAAAATATTTATCGCATTTTCTAAATCGTTGAAATTTCAAAATTATTTTTGAAGTCATTTTCAATTTCTGAAAATACAAGTTCAGGACTAAATTGATTTAAGCAAATCATACTCTCACAATGACTTAGTCCACAAAAATGGGCCGTTCTCGTTCTACACTCTAAATCTTCTATAAAAAAATAGGGATGTTTTTGTCTATCATAAGGATGCCATTCCAATGGTTCTTCTGGCCCAAAAAAAGTGTAGCTTTTTATTCCTATGGCAGCAGCGATATGTTTAAGTCCCGTGTCGTTTCCAATATAAAGAATTGATTTTGCCAACTCGAAAGGCAATTCTGATAGAGGTCGTTCAACAAATTCAAGATTTTTAATATTTCCAAACTTAAGAAATTCTTTTTTCATTTCTTGATCTGTAAGTGATTTTGATAACGGTATCCTTATCGTAGTGTTTGGGAAATTATCTTCAATCAGTCTGGCCAGTTGAAAAAAATGTCCCAATGGCCACATCTTTGTTGATCGAGTTGCAACGATACCAAATAAAATAGAATTGTTTTTAAAAGGGTCTTCTCCCTTCAAATACATTCTGGGAGGATAGTTTAAATAATTTGGAATTTGAGTATCAACTTTTAATTTTTTTAGAACACTCCAACAAGCATCAAGATCTCTTTGGATATTAGCTTTGCGAATTCCTTGATCAATTATTATCGTTTTATCTTTTCGGTGGTGGTTATGAAAAAAATATTTTGTTTTAATAAACTTACAAATCATTTTTAACCAACGTCTTGAACTTGAAGACTGATTGAGTTCAATAATAAAATCGTATTTCTCAGAAAATATAACTTTAAAGAGTTGAAATATTCCAGAAATGCTTTTTGAATCAATTTGAATTATCTTATTAGCAGAAATGGAAGTTTTTAAAAACAGGCCTGCCAAGTTTTTTGGAACACCGTAGTGAATTTCTGCATCGGGCAATATTTCTCTAAGAAAACTTAGACTGGAAAGTGTGAGTATAGAATCACCAATCATACGGTTTTTAATAATAAGAACTTTTTTTATTGACTGCATACATTCAAAATAACATCCTATGACACATTCCACAACTTAAAGTTGTGTTTAAAAAGAAAGTCCTATCTTTACTGCGTCGAAGAATTGTTATATTTGATGATAAACAAAAGGTTTTTAAGATGCTTAGACAAATAGAAAAAGTTTTAGATGAACAGATTCGCCCCAGTTTGCAATCTCATGGTGGAAATGTTGAGCTTATAGATGTAGATAATGATAAAGTTTTTATCAAACTTATAGGCGGATGCCAGGGTTGTTCGAGCTCGAGTGCAACGTTAAAAAATGGAATTGAAGCACTTATTAAAAAGAAATTTCCTGACATTATTCAAGTCGTAGATTTAACAGATCATTCTGCTGGTGAGAACCCATATTATTCTTAATCCTCAATTTCTCTTTGGATATTTGATGGATTTCTGTATTCTAAACCCACAAAGGGGTTGTTCAGAATTGGATTAAACAGAGGTGCCAACATAATATGGTACCCTTTTCGTTTAATGTTCGAATTTGAATAATCACTCAAATACATTCCTGCAAATTCTATAACCTTTAATGGATTGAATTTTCTTAAATCTTCGTTGTATTTTCTTTTAAGTATACTTTTTTTGAACTCGTCCTTTTGTTTTTGACTAAAAAACTTCGTTCTATATTCTGCATCCTGAGTTGCTAAATCTATCGCGGCCTTAACTGCTGGAGATTTTGATGTATCTCCGAGTTTACTCTTTTCAATTCTTTCATCAAACTTTTTGTCAACATAATCACAAAGGTCTACCTTCTTATTTATTTTAAGTCTCCCCTTCTTGTCTCTGACAAGGTAGTTTTTTTGGCCAGAAAATAAATCGTAAAACAAATCGACCCCCTTCCTATTGGCCTCTATATCGGAGTATGAATAAACTCCAGTAAATTTGGTTCCATAACCTCCACTTTCCAGCGCATCTGAGTACTTTAAAACATCTTCTTTTGAAATATTAAAACGTTTATCTTTCGTAGCATTGTAAAAAGCAAATGCATCCATTAAAAGGTGTGAAATTTTATCAACTCCAAACCTTACTCCACACATATTTATGGTTGAAGCGACAAATGTCGTTGCAACTGGATTATATTTTGAAAATATACTTTCATTCGGTCGTATCAGAATTCTCTCTATTTTTACTCCTCTACAAACCCCATGATTTATACATTCTTCATAGGGATGAAAGAAGGGATCTTTGCCTAATTTTTCCAAATAAATACCCGACAATGAAAGTTCTATTTGAGTATCTGAAATTGAAGTGAAATCTTTAAATCGTCCACCAAGTTTAACATTTAAATCGAAAACGATATCATCTAAATCATCGTTAAAGATTGAGTTTATTTTTTCTTTCGAATCCTCTAAATCAATATCGCTATATGTGTAATTATCAGTTTCTGTCGCATAGAGATGTGAAATGAAGAGAACAATCCATATAATATAAATTTTCAAACTTTAGTTCCTTATTAATTTTTAAAAAAACTCTTTCTTGAATTGTAGAATCTATTATTGAATAAATCAAAGTTTTGACTTAAATCTTTAAAGACTCTTTCACTTTCACAAACTTTTAATGCATACATAATCGCTTCAAAGGTGCACAAGGCTCCTTCAAAAGGTGAAGTCCTTAAGAGATAATTTGATTTTTGAGAGTCTATTTTAACAGATGGTAAATTTAAACTTCCAAATAATCTCCTTTTGATTTTTCTGGCCTGTCTCCAAGATCCATCTGGAACGATTATATTTACGGGTTTTTCACAATTGGCGATAAATTCATCAAGTTTGATACTCTCTTCATCAGGAAAAAGGTATACATTCTCATAATTTTCAGAAATCAAATTTTTGACTTCAATTTGTTGATCTTCGTGTCCATGAATATGGACTTCGACATTGTCTAAAGATAGTTTTGCTAAATTTACAGTATTAGAAGTTAGAAATCTCTCCCTTCTGTGCATGATGACTGAAATTTTTGTGTTGATATGACATTTATTAATTTCATCACAAAAACAGTGCTCTTTAAAAATTTTACAATTTATACATCGGTCTCCCCGATTTCCTCTTCTACCTAACTTCATAAACCACCATTTTGAGAATAAATCATCTAGCGTCAAAAAAATAAAATGGCCATCGAGGAATAATAAACACATCGCATCTCAACGCAAAACATTTAAATCTTCACAATAATTTACATAACATATAGATTTTACATCTTTATGGATATTCAATAACAAATTTATTAAACTGAACTCTTTAATAAAAATGGAGCTTTTTAATGAAGGGTATTTTTTTTAGTTTTTTATTCATTTATTCAGCATATGCCTTCAGCGGTAGTAGAGATTTTTATGATGAAGATAATTTTGATCTAAAAAGGCTCGAATCTTTTGAAATTGAAGATGCCGATGATAGTGCTTTAAAAGATGAAATTAATGACTATATACTTAAAAAATTTGAGTATGAATATTCAATGGATGCCAGAAGAATAGCGATCCCCACAAAGTTGCCAAAACATGAACTAGATCTTTCTTTTTTTGATCGCCTCGATCAAGAAAACCCTGTCGAAAGTATTATAAGAAAAGTACTCTTTAGATTTTTTCCCCAACATCTACAGCAGGACTTCTTACCAAATAGTGCTCAAATTAAACGAGTTGAAATCATAAGTATTTTAAAAGGAAATGATCTTATTCCCTATTTAGGTTCGAGATCATTTTACGTTTACAATTATGGTTACAACCATGAAATAGAAACGATTACTTTTAAATTAAAAGTTTATAATTCTCATCGGAGATGGTTGATGGAAACAGATAGGATAGCGGGTAAGTATTTATCTCAAACCTTTCCAAATACTTTTGATGATGATGAACCCATTTATATTACAATTACCTATGCTCCCTACGCAGGTTATTTTGGTCCAAGTATTGTAAACGTTCACAGTGAATATATGTATTGGGAGAAAGATCTAGTAGGACATGAAATTAACTCTCGATCAGAGACAGTATTTAGATTAGAAGACATAGAATCTTTTTGAAAAGAAAAATTTTAGTCTAATACAATTTTAGATTTTATTTCTGAAATAAGAGATAAGTCGATATCAACATAACCAATTTTCTCACCTTCTTCTAGGTTTAGTAGTACTTCTCCCCATGGAGAAATCACTAAAGAATGGCCATATGTTGAAACTGAAGTATGATTTTGTCCCCACTGAGCACTTGCAACGATAAAAGATTGAGTCTCTATTGCTCTGGCCCTTAATAGTGTCTCCCAATGTGCTTTTCCCGTTGGAACAGTGAATGCAGAAGCAACAGTCATTAAATTGCAATTTTTTTTCCTATATGATTGAAAAAATTCAGGGTACCTTAGATCAAAACAAATATTTGCGCCAATTTTTAGCTCGTTGATTTCTACGACTGATTCAGAGTTTCCTTTTGAAAATATTCGCCCCTCATCTACAATTCTTTCTTTTAAATTACATTTAAAAAGCTTTCTTTTATCGTAATACCCAATGAGTTTTCCATTATCATCAATGAACAAGGCGCGGTTTTTGATTTTCTTATTTGAATCTTCAAAAACAACAGATCCACCAAGTAGGTAAACTTTATATTTTTTTGCAAGATTAACGATATTTTGCATGTGTTCATTATTTTCTGATACAACATCGTTCACTAAATCTCTACCATTAGAAAGAGCATAAAAACATTCTGGTAGAAAGATATATTTAGCTGGTTTTTCTTGAGTACAATTTTGTTCTAAAAATTTTTCAATTTTTTGAATGTTATTTTTTGAATTATCTGTTGATGTTAATTGTATTAATGCTAATTTCATTTTTTTATGAGTTTACCAATAGCATAGTAATCAAGTCCCTCTGCAAGAACCTTATCTGTTGGAAAAAGATTTCTTGCGTCGAATACAACTTTTTCTTTCAACAAATTTTTAATCATTTTAAAATCAGGATTTTTAAACTCTCTCCATTCTGTGATAGTAACTAGTCCATCAGTATCTCTAATACAATCATACATCTTAGAAAAGGATGTACAATTTCCTGAAAGTTGCTCACTTGATTCTACATAGGCCTCGAAATTTCTATCGGCCACTGGATCGTAAAAATTAACATGAGCACCCTCTGAAACTAATGCCCTGGCCATATCAATCGCAGCGGTTTCACGTATATCATCTGTATTTGCTTTGAATGCTACTCCCCAAAAAGCAAATGTTTTGCCTTTAAGATTTCCATTAAAATGCTTTTTCATTTTTTCAAACATATAAGTTTTTTGAACTTTGTTCACTTCTTCTGAGGCATTCACAACTTTCAAATCAAGATCACTTTCTTTTGCGGTTGCAACTAGGGCCTTTACATCTTTTGGAAAACAAGAACCTCCATAACCAGGCCCTGGATATAGAAAATGACCACCGATTCTTTTATCTGATGAGATCCCCTTTCTCACTTCTTCAATATCTGCTCCAACGAGATCACAAAGTTTTGCCATCTCATTAATAAATGAAATCTTCGTTGCAAGGTAGCAGTTCGCTGCATATTTGCTTACTTCGGCAGAGAGATTTGACATGTGAAATATTGGGTTACCTTGCATTACAAGTGGTGCATAAAGCTCATCCATTGCTTTTTCTGCAAATGGATCGTTACTCCCAATAATGACTCTGTCGGGTCTCATGAAATCATCAATTGCACTTCCCTCTTTCAAAAATTCAGGGTTATTCACAAGATGGTAGCGTACTGAAACCAATCCATCTAAAAATGTTTTTAGTTTTGTAGATGTATGTACAGGAACTGTAGATTTGATGACAACAACCGCATCTTCTTTAAGATGGGGAGCAATATTTTCTGTTGCTTCATATAAATATTTTAAATTCGCAGTTCCATCATTATTTGATGGTGTACCCACTGCCAGAAATATTACATCTGATTCATTTATTGAATCATTGCCTGCAGAAAAATCCAATCTTTCAGATTTTATATTTCTCTCAAGAAGATCATTCAGTCCAGGTTCATAAATTGGAGACTTTCCTGATCTAAGCTTTTCAATTTTAACTTGATCTATATCGATACAGGTAACACGATGTCCAATCTCAGCAAAACACGTGCCAGAGACGAGTCCAACATAACCAGTGCCAATCACAGAAACTCTCATAGATTCTCCTCATTTTTTCCTTTAAATGGGTGTTAAAGGTATGTAATATACATCCTGATGAAGATTACTGCCACCATTATCACTTTCAATGAAGAGAAAAACATTGAGCGTGCTATTCATTCTGTAAATTTCTGCGATGAAGTCGTTGTCATTGATAGTTATAGTTCAGATCGAACTGTAGATATTGCAAGAAAGCTTGGAGCAAAAGTTATCTTTCAGGCGTTTTTGGGATATGGACAACAAAAGAATTTTGCCGCAGAGCAATCATCAAATGATTGGATATTAAGTATAGATGCAGATGAAGAAATTAGTGACGAGTTGGCCCGCGAGATTAAAAAATTATCTTTAGACCCTTCAACTGTTTATCGTTTTCAAAGAAGAACACAATTTTGTGGAAAATGGATATATCACGGCGGCTGGTACCCTGATATTTTGTCAAGATTGTACCATAGGGAAAAAGCATCATGGAGTTCACCTCATGTGCATGAAGAATTGAGCGGTGAGTTTATAAGTAATTTTCATAGACTTGGTGGACATCTTAATCATTACTCATTTCCAAGTGTAGATTCACAAATTGAGACGAACTTAAAATATGCAAAACTAGGTGCCAAAAAATTAAAAGATCCATTCTTTGTCACAATGCTCATTCGCCCCTTCTGGAAATTTTTAGAATGTTTTCTTTTAAAAGGTGGGATACTGGATGGAAAAGAAGGTCTTGTTATCGCTATAAATGCTGCTCATTCTCAATTTATGAAATATTCTTTTGCTTATTATTCACAAAAAAATAAAGAGTTGGACCAATGATAAAAACTATCATTAAATTTCTGTTTGCTGCTGCGATTCTATATTGGTTATTTCAAAAAGGTGACCTTGATTTTTCACTCATCAAAAAATCCTGGGCCAGTCCAGAGAATTGGATTATGGGTTATGCTCTCATTCTTCTAGGTATCACCATGGGAATAATTCGTTGGCGCTCTCTCCTGCACACTGGAACTGATAAAAAATTCTCACTTTCGGATATTTCAAGACTCACTTGGATTGGACTTTTCTTTAGTGCTGTCTTACCAGGGGCCGTGACTGGAGATTTAATAAAACTACTGTACGCTAAAGATCTAGATAGAGGTTTTTCAAAAACATTTCTTTTAATGTCAGTCTTTATGGATCGAGTGATCGGACTCATGGGTTTACTTTTTATATTAGGTTTTTCTAGCCTTATTTTTTATAACGATATTGTAAATATTGACCCTAAGTTAAAAACGATCGTATACCTTAATCTTCTCATATTTGCGGGTATGGTTACTTTTGTTTGCTTATTATTTGTCCCGAAGAAAATTCAAACCATCATTTTAGAACTTGTAAAAAAAATTCCTATTATTGGAAATCGCGGTAGTTACACACTTACTCAAGTGTGGATATTTGGAAAATCAAAAAGGCTTGTCTTGCAAAATATTTTTATAAGTGCTGTCGCTCAGACTAGTAACATTATGGCGTTCTGGGTTCTGGCCTCCCCATTTTTTAACCAACCTCTTTCTTTGAAATATGCTTTTACCTTTGTCCCTCTAGGTCTTGTTGCCATTGCGATTCCCATTTCTCCGGCCGGAGTCGGTGTAGGGCACGCCATTTTTAATACTCTTTTTGGCCATTATGGAATTACAAATGGCGCTTCATTATTCAATCTTTTTTTCATTGGCTACTTCACAATCAACATTTTAGGAATCATCCCTTATCTTATGGCCGGAAAAAGACATACATTACATGAGGCAGATGAGCTTGAACATTCAGTTAGCTAGTATGAAAAAAGGGCCACTTAATATAAATGGCCCTTAAAAATCAGTTAAACTTGTAAATATAATTTAGATTTGAGTACGACACATTGAAACTGGAGTTTCATTAGACACAGTCAAGATAAAACAACTGTCGCCATTATATCCAGAAATCACACCAAAGTTTCCAACACTAGAACCATCTGATGTTTTTTGTCCCTCAATAAGGTCAACTTTTTCATTTGAAAACAAATATTTTCCTCTAATAAAGACAGGAGTTTCTCCATTTTCTGGTCTCACTTCCAAAGTTACAACATCAGAATTTTGACCTTCAAAATACAAAAAGATATCAATTCCAAATGAATCATGCCCTTTAAATACGGAATTATTTGTTTCGATAAATTCTTTAAATGATACTTCAGAAGCAAATTTTGTACTGGTTTCAGTTCCCTTAGATTTCGTTGATTTTTTAACACCACATGATGTTCCTAAAATTGCACTTAAAACAAAAAGACATGCTAATAATTTTTTCATTTTCATAATTACTCCCGGTTTGACCCTTTAGTTGAAAATTGTATGTAGGTTCTGGAGCAATATTTGTGCCAAAATGGTATTAAATATTCCCTACATATTTAAAGAGACTTAGCTCAAACTTCAAAATTAAAGTAAAGACAGCTGTCTATTTTTTTTTCACAAAAAAATCGGTATCAAATTTTTGGACGGCCTAAGTTTTTGAAATGTAAATACTTACTGAGCATTGAAGTGGTACCAATTTTGCAGAGATTATTATAAAGGATATGTAAGTAAAGACATCATTCTTCTTCTATTTATGTTTGTTGGCCCTCCCTACTCAAAGGAAGGGTCTTACTTTCAGCTTGGAGAAAAAAATGAAATACTTGATTTCATTATTAACTATTATTATTGCGACTTCTTGTGGTGAAATTATTTCAGAATCAAACTTTAAAACAATTGATTTCAAGACGTTTTTAAATCAAAACTTATCAGGAACGTATTACAAACTTGAATACACACTTATAATTAGATCAGATAAGTCCTATACCTTTACTCAAAAAGATCCAGAAAATTATAAAAATTCATTTACTCAAAAAGGTGGGGTCGTAGAAGTTGAGGGAAATCGCAAATTAATTAATGAAAGCGATGGTGTTTTTGGTGAAATCAAAATTTCATCAAAAGACGAAAACTGTATAAGACTTTCTTATGAATTAGAAGAGGATCAACGTGTTCATTCTGTCACGGTCTGCAAATAAATATTAAAAGACAAATATTTTATTCACATCAATATGTCCATATCGTAGCCACTTTGTTTTAAGTGATTCGATTTTGAACAAAAACTTTATCTCTTCATCTTTATTATTCATGTTGCGTACTTTTTTAGATTCCTTTTTAAGAGAAGGTTTGATCTCGCTAGGAACTAAACACATTCCGGGTAAAAGATAATTCTTATTATCAATTGATAAGATTCTTCCAGTAAATATATCACCCTTTACCAAAGTTGGTTTTGGATGTTCCTTATCTAAGGAAACCTTTTTGTCATGGAGAATATCCTTGAAAGAATATTGGCCTCTTATATTTTTGCCAGTGAATTCAAATATCGAGTAATTGACACTACGAAAACTCATTGCAAGATTTTCTTCAAGCCCTGAATCTTTGATATATTTTTCAATAACGACTTCCTCATCATTGCGAGAAGAAAACTGCAGAAGATACCAGTCATTAAAAAGATTCATTCGAGTTTCATAGTCTTCATCATCCTCATTCACTTTTCCTGTAAATGAAAAGTAATCATTCTTGGCCTCTAAAAGAAGATTGTAGAATTCATCTGTTGAAAACTTATGAAGTGCAGTTTCTAAATGTTTTTGTATTTCATCGTACATAGGTTTATAAATTCTCTTCCGAATCTTCAAAATTGTCCAGCCAAGAAAATTTTAATCTGTGTGTAATTCATATTTAAATTTTTTTGACTATTCAAAATAAAAAATGATTTGACATGTATTTGTCCGACCATTTTAGAACATTTTTCAAAGTATGATCTTAATCATCAACCTTAAGAACAGCTAAAAATGCTTCCTGTGGTATTTCTACATTTCCAACCATTTTCATTCTTTTCTTTCCGGCCTTTTGTTTTTCAAGAAGTTTTCTCTTTCTTGAAATATCTCCCCCATAACATTTAGCAAGAACATTCTTCCTTAGGGCCTTCACCGTCTCTCTGGCCAAAACCTTTGAACCAATTGCGGCCTGTATTGCAATGTCAAACTGTTGCCTATCGATAATTTTTTGTAGTTTTTGAGTCAGATCTCGTCCTTTAAACTGAGCTGTTGTTCTATGGGTGATAATAGAAAGAGCATCGACTGGGTCTCCATTCAGTAAGATATCAAGCTTTACCAAATCACTTTCTTGATACCCATTAAACTCATAGTCCATTGAAGCATAACCTTTAGTCATACCTTTTAATTTGTCATAAAAATCGAAAACCATCTCACTTAAGGGAAGGTTATAGATCACTTGTACCCTATCTGTTGTAATATATTTAATTTCAATTTGTATTCCTCTACGTTCCGTACAAAGAGTAATAATTTTCCCAACATATTCATTTGGAACATGTATGGAGAGAACTACGTAGGGTTCCATAATTTTTTCGACTAAGGCCATATCTGGAAGTTCAGAGGGATTATCAACTTCTATTTCTTCACCCTTTACAGTTTTCACCTTATAACCAACTGACGGTGCAGTAGAGATAAGATTCATATCGAATTCTCGCTCAAGTCTTTCTTGAATGATATTCATGTGCAAAAGACCTAAAAATCCACATCTAAAACCGAATCCAAGAGCAGTAGAAGTTTCTGGTTCATAAGTAAAAGATGAATCGTTTAAAGCAAGTTTTTCCAATGATTCTTTTAATGCTTCATACTCAGTACTATCAACGGGAAATATCCCACAAAAAACCATGGGTTTAATTTCTTGGTAACCGGCCAGTTTCGGAGTATCCTTCTTACTTGCATGAACAATTGTATCTCCAATTGATACATCTCTTATGTTTTTTATTCCACAAATAACCATACCAACTTCACCTGCAGTGAACTCATTTACTTCTGTAAAAAAAGGATTATTTACTGCCAGTTTTAAAACTTCATATTGTTGTTCAGAGTGTTTAAGATATATTTTTTCTCTTTTCTTTAGCGTTCCTTCTACGACTCTAATTAAAATAACGACACCTTGGTAAGTATCAAACCAAGAGTCAAAGATGAGAGCTTGTAAATTGTTATCTGGTTTACCTTTTGGACAGGGAATTCTTTGAACAATTGTTTCAAGTAAATCTTTTATGCCAATTCCACTTTTGGCAGAAACTTCATTGGCCTCTTGAGCTTCAATACCAATGATTTCTTCAATTTCATCTTTGACTTTTTTGGCATCGGCATGTGGAAGATCAATTTTGTTTATTACAGGAACAATTTCAAGATCATTTTCGATGGCCATGTAAACGTTTGCCAGAGTTTGAGCTTCAACTCCCTGCGAAGCATCCACAACCAGTAAAGCTCCATCACAAGATGCTAAAGAACGACTGACTTCATAAGTAAAATCGACGTGTCCAGGGGTATCAATAAGATTTAATTGATAGGTATTTCCATCATTGGCCTTATATTCGATACGAACAGTTTGGGCCTTAATAGTGATCCCTCTCTCTTTTTCTAAATCCATATTGTCTAGAAGGCGATCTTTTTTTTCTCTATCTGTGACAGCATTACATTCCTCTATAAGCCTGTCAGCAAGGGTAGATTTACCGTGGTCAATATGAGCAATGATTGAAAAGTTTCTTATAAATTTTTGATCCATTCCCCGTATATACACTAGGTAGAATATGTAGTCGAATGATAAAAAAGAGTCTAAACAAAGCGCATAACTCATCGCATCACCCATATAATTCATAATCTTTAGCAAGGATGTAGATCTATATATCCTTAAAACAGGTCCTCAACCCTAACTTGAGATCTGTCCAGAACAGCAGATTTTACTTTATAATGTTCAGACATATAAGAGCGCAGGAGAGATTTATACTTCCTTTTTAATTTATCAAACCTGGTTGAA
Proteins encoded:
- the lepA gene encoding elongation factor 4; the encoded protein is MDQKFIRNFSIIAHIDHGKSTLADRLIEECNAVTDREKKDRLLDNMDLEKERGITIKAQTVRIEYKANDGNTYQLNLIDTPGHVDFTYEVSRSLASCDGALLVVDASQGVEAQTLANVYMAIENDLEIVPVINKIDLPHADAKKVKDEIEEIIGIEAQEANEVSAKSGIGIKDLLETIVQRIPCPKGKPDNNLQALIFDSWFDTYQGVVILIRVVEGTLKKREKIYLKHSEQQYEVLKLAVNNPFFTEVNEFTAGEVGMVICGIKNIRDVSIGDTIVHASKKDTPKLAGYQEIKPMVFCGIFPVDSTEYEALKESLEKLALNDSSFTYEPETSTALGFGFRCGFLGLLHMNIIQERLEREFDMNLISTAPSVGYKVKTVKGEEIEVDNPSELPDMALVEKIMEPYVVLSIHVPNEYVGKIITLCTERRGIQIEIKYITTDRVQVIYNLPLSEMVFDFYDKLKGMTKGYASMDYEFNGYQESDLVKLDILLNGDPVDALSIITHRTTAQFKGRDLTQKLQKIIDRQQFDIAIQAAIGSKVLARETVKALRKNVLAKCYGGDISRKRKLLEKQKAGKKRMKMVGNVEIPQEAFLAVLKVDD